The following are encoded in a window of Dysidea avara chromosome 4, odDysAvar1.4, whole genome shotgun sequence genomic DNA:
- the LOC136252140 gene encoding uncharacterized protein isoform X2: MPYDQRPDMRDLGQILTEYCTQWKDIGTQLGLLPAVLKVIDADNTKKRECFREALQKWLQMDTKATWHKLELSITNANREYLGLPKLSSMLDVPPSQPPQQIEVPKDHLETNLKRDNSASEPAATAGEKKRTQSKKGGAKRTKRSDSIELDDTTDEPVATNSGRKRKQSKKGGAKRMKKSESTESGKQLQDTIVNSEPEVIDLRQIVVPRVYAHWRDVAFALYYKITTVNGIEAKHKKDPEESCKGLFEDWLSTNNGERAGPKTWATLLGAIEKVKKLAKARKEILKEVAQL, from the exons ATGCCTT ATGACCAGAGGCCTGACATGAGAGACCTTGGCCAAATACTGACTGAGTACTGTACACAATGGAAGGACATTGGCACTCAGTTGGGATTGTTACCTGCAGTACTTAAAGTAATAGATGCTGATAATACAAAAAAAAGGGAATGTTTTAGAGAGGCACTGCAAAAATGGCTACAGATGGATACAAAGGCAACCTGGCACAAGCTTGAGCTTTCCATTACTAATGCTAACCGAGAGTATCTTGGCCTTCCTAAGTTGTCATCAA TGCTAGATGTACCACCCTCACAGCCTCCACAACAGATAGAAGTACCAAAGGATCATTTAGAAACAAATTTAAAACGTG ATAATTCAGCTTCTGAACCAGCAGCCACTGCAGGAGAAAAGAAGAGGACACAATCCAAGAAGGGAGGAGCTAAAAGGACAAAGAGATCAGACAGTATTGAATTGG ATGATACAACTGATGAACCAGTAGCAACTAATAGTGGAAGGAAGAGGAAACAATCCAAGAAGGGAGGAGCTAAAAGGATGAAAAAATCTGAGAGTACTGAATCAGGCAAGCAGCTACAGGATACCATTGTTAATTCTG AACCGGAAGTCATTGATCTGCGTCAAATTGTGGTTCCAAGGGTTTACGCACACTGGAGAGATGTTGCTTTTGCTTTGTACTATAAGATTACCACTGTAAATGGTATAGAAGCAAAACACAAAAAAGATCCAGAAGAAAGTTGCAAAGGACTTTTTGAAGACTGGCTATCAACAAATAACGGGGAACGTGCTGGTCCCAAAACCTGGGCAACACTACTGGGTGCAATTGAGAAAGTTAAAAAGCTTGCAAAAGCAAGGAAAGAGATTTTGAAAGAAGTGGCTCAACTATAG
- the LOC136252140 gene encoding uncharacterized protein isoform X1, translated as MADGVVRLGMPYDQRPDMRDLGQILTEYCTQWKDIGTQLGLLPAVLKVIDADNTKKRECFREALQKWLQMDTKATWHKLELSITNANREYLGLPKLSSMLDVPPSQPPQQIEVPKDHLETNLKRDNSASEPAATAGEKKRTQSKKGGAKRTKRSDSIELDDTTDEPVATNSGRKRKQSKKGGAKRMKKSESTESGKQLQDTIVNSEPEVIDLRQIVVPRVYAHWRDVAFALYYKITTVNGIEAKHKKDPEESCKGLFEDWLSTNNGERAGPKTWATLLGAIEKVKKLAKARKEILKEVAQL; from the exons ATGGCGG ATGGCGTGGTCAGACTTGGGATGCCTT ATGACCAGAGGCCTGACATGAGAGACCTTGGCCAAATACTGACTGAGTACTGTACACAATGGAAGGACATTGGCACTCAGTTGGGATTGTTACCTGCAGTACTTAAAGTAATAGATGCTGATAATACAAAAAAAAGGGAATGTTTTAGAGAGGCACTGCAAAAATGGCTACAGATGGATACAAAGGCAACCTGGCACAAGCTTGAGCTTTCCATTACTAATGCTAACCGAGAGTATCTTGGCCTTCCTAAGTTGTCATCAA TGCTAGATGTACCACCCTCACAGCCTCCACAACAGATAGAAGTACCAAAGGATCATTTAGAAACAAATTTAAAACGTG ATAATTCAGCTTCTGAACCAGCAGCCACTGCAGGAGAAAAGAAGAGGACACAATCCAAGAAGGGAGGAGCTAAAAGGACAAAGAGATCAGACAGTATTGAATTGG ATGATACAACTGATGAACCAGTAGCAACTAATAGTGGAAGGAAGAGGAAACAATCCAAGAAGGGAGGAGCTAAAAGGATGAAAAAATCTGAGAGTACTGAATCAGGCAAGCAGCTACAGGATACCATTGTTAATTCTG AACCGGAAGTCATTGATCTGCGTCAAATTGTGGTTCCAAGGGTTTACGCACACTGGAGAGATGTTGCTTTTGCTTTGTACTATAAGATTACCACTGTAAATGGTATAGAAGCAAAACACAAAAAAGATCCAGAAGAAAGTTGCAAAGGACTTTTTGAAGACTGGCTATCAACAAATAACGGGGAACGTGCTGGTCCCAAAACCTGGGCAACACTACTGGGTGCAATTGAGAAAGTTAAAAAGCTTGCAAAAGCAAGGAAAGAGATTTTGAAAGAAGTGGCTCAACTATAG
- the LOC136252735 gene encoding uncharacterized protein: protein PNTVHWKHIGTELGLKSAVLRVIDADNPLKNRECFRETLQKWLQMDTKATWYKLELAITNANRESGGLSKLSSLDDVPASQPQKQPEAPKNLLDAIDGAILNSEPDMIDLYEFVVPRVYSLWRDVGFALKYEIATINGIEEKNHKDPEGSCKTLFEDWLSTDNGISAGPKTWSTLLGAIKRVNKLAKAREEIIQKVAELK from the exons CCGAATACTGTACACTGGAAACACATCGGTACTGAACTGGGATTGAAATCTGCAGTACTTAGAGTAATAGATGCTGATAATCCATTGAAGAATAGGGAATGTTTTAGAGAGACACTCCAAAAATGGCTACAAATGGATACAAAGGCAACCTGGTACAAACTTGAGCTTGCCATTACTAATGCTAACCGAGAGTCTGGTGGTCTTTCTAAATTGTCATCAT TGGATGATGTACCAGCCTCACAACCGCAAAAGCAGCCAGAAGCACCTAAGAACCTGTTAGATGCAATTGATGGTGCAATTTTAAATTCTG AGCCTGATATGATTGATCTGTATGAATTTGTAGTTCCAAGGGTTTATTCACTATGGAGAGATGTTGGGTTTGCTTTGAAATACGAGATTGCCACTATAAATGGTATAGAAGAAAAGAACCATAAAGATCCAGAAGGAAGTTGCAAAACTCTTTTTGAAGACTGGCTATCAACTGACAATGGTATAAGTGCTGGCCCCAAAACCTGGTCAACACTGCTGGGAGCAATTAAAAGAGTTAACAAGCTTGCAAAAGCACGAGAAGAGATTATACAAAAAGTTGCTGAGTTAAAGTAA